The sequence below is a genomic window from Vibrio spartinae.
CTTGCAGTGACATGTGTAATCTTTGTTGATGATTGTCAAATAAGTTCAGAACCGCCTGACTGATGTCTTGAGCATGATTAAGTACTTGAAGCGCACCTGCACTGTTTAGTGTGACGGTAATCTCATGAAAATTATAGTAGTGGGGACCGATGAGTGTTGGTATTCCTAGCGCAGCCGGCTCCAAAACATTGTGACCACCGACATCGCCAAACAAGCTTCCACCCATAAAGCAGACATCTGATGCGCCAATGAGCGTCAGCATTTCTCCCATTGTATCGCCTAAATAGATTTGAAATGGTTTCTCGGCGTTGAAGTTTGCCGTTCGTCTTTGCGTGGTCAATCCATATTCAGTGCATAACGTATAGACTGTGTTAAACCTTTCCGGATGTCTGGGTACCAAAATGAGTAATGCCTCTGGATGATATTTCAGAATGGTTTGATGGCTCTGGAGGATGAGTTGGTCTTCGCCATGATGCGTACTCGCAGCAATCCAGACAGGTCTTGTTTTGCCTAAAGAATCGCGCAACTCTTTGGCTGAATGCACGATAGTTTCTGCGATGTGGATATCGTATTTCATTGATCCGGTGACAAACAGTTGTGATGCTTGAGCGCCCAAGCGTAAAAAGCGATTTCTGTCTTCATCATACTGACAGTAAAGGTGGTCAATGTTAGGGAGACACATGTTGATTAATGGTTTGATTCTATTGTATCCGCGATATGATTTTTCAGATAGGCGCGCATTAATAACAGATACATTGACACCGTACTCTTTTGCGATATGCAGAAGGTTAGGCCAGAGTTCAGTCTCCATCATAATTAAATGACTTGGTTTTATTGATTGAAGAAAACCACGAATCGCAAAAGGGAAGTCAAGAGGCATATATCGATGCTCTGCAATAGCGCTGATTTTTTGTGCTTGCTCTGCACCCGTCGGCGTTGTAGTTGTAATGATGATTTTTTTCTCAGGGAAATCGAGATGTAGTTGTTTGATAAATGGGATTACGCTGAGAGTTTCGCCGACAGATACAGCGTGAATCCAGATGACTTCTTGATTTTCTGATGTGGATAAAGCAGGTGTGAAACCGAAGTGTTCAGTCCAGCGAGAACCGACACAAGGTTTACCTGCTTTTTTCTTGAATAGCTTCAAGAGATAAAAAGGTGCAATCATGGTTAGCACCAGCGTATAAATTAGTCGGATAAAGTCATTCATATTATTTTTTGATTAAGTCTTTTGGATCCTGGTGGGTCCATTTACCACGGGGTTTATCTAGATATTGGAAGTGCTCATTGGTGAATGTTCCTTGAATACAGACATAGTTTCGACCTCGGGCATGAACACTTTTCCCCTGTAGAACACGATTTAATGCTTCTGGTCCTGTTGTCCCATAAACGCCTTTTTCGACGTCGTAGTTCTCAATATTATTAACAATGGTATCCATAATCGTTTGATAGTGAGGGTTATGGGGAACTGTTGCCAGAAAGAAATTTGTATAATCCGTATTCCCTTTTTTAAACTTGATATATAGCGCTTCTTGTTCATTTTTTAAGATTCTGCGGAGCGGCCATACCAAAGTTGCATCAATATCCATATAGATACCCCCTTGCTGATACAAAACAGTAATCCGCCATAAATCGGCTTGAGCCGCACCATCAGTCAGTTTTTGATAAGCTTGATACACGTGGTCAGGGGCTTGCTCCCTCATGAACTGTTCTCGTTCTTCTGTACTGACATATCGATAATCATAATCCAGAGACATTAGACGATTAAATAAGTAATTGAGATAAACAGGCAAGGTGCTGCGATTAGAATAATTGGTTTGCCAGATGACTCTTGGAATCGCACTGGTATTTTTCCAAGGCAACTTATGCTTGGAGTAGATTGGTATGGTAAAACGAGTTTTAGGTAAAACCGCATGAAAGAGATAAGAGAATAACTTAAATAGATTTCCTATCAGTCGAATTAAGCGATTGGTGATGATGATTAAATTCATTATCTTATCCCACTATGTTTCACTATTTTGGATATGATTAAGATCATTTCGGGTGAAATTGATCAATACAGCAAGCATGAAGCCGTAGAAGCTACTGATTAAGTTTTGTTCCAGAGGTACTTCGGTTAAACAAAAGATTGAAAAGCCTAAGACAAAAATAAACCCACAGCATGCATGTGTGGATTGCTTTAGATGTTTAAAAAAGAAAAATAGAGGCACGAAAATCAGTGCGATAAACGCCAAAATACCAAGTATGCCGTTGCTCGCTAACATTTCAAAATATTGATTATGGGCATGAGCTCTTGTAACACCTGTTGGCCAACTGCTCACTTTTCCTTCTTGATATAATTGCCGAATGGTTTCTTCTCTTTGAGAATATGTTTGACCGATTAGCGGACTTTTCATAAAGGATTGCGTTGCAGAATACCATAGTTGAATACGTCCCCCAGAAGATTCAGCGTCAGCGACATCGCCTGATAAAATTCCGTGGAATTCAGTGGCAGTGTAATTGATTCTTTCTTGAAATTTAGGTGAATAGGAATAGAAAAAGATAAAAAATACCGACATGATGATCACTATTCTTAGAGTGTTTTTCAGTCTATTCTGCTGGGATTGAAATAAAACACTAAAAATAACCAGTAGAGGTATTGCGAAAATTGCCCCCCGAGTTAATGTCAGGATCGTTGCAAAGCCGCAAATTAAGGAAGATAGCCATAATATCTTTTTTATATGGCTACTGTAAGCTAATGTGAAAGCTAAAAATGCAAGGGAGCAGGATAAATAGCCAAAGTTAATACTATATAAATAACCATCTACTCTGGGCATTCCCTTGATATAAAACTGATAGAATGCAATAATAATTGTGCCGACTGAACCAAAAACAATTCCCCAATCGAGATATTTTCTTGGTGTTGATGTCTCATTGAGGATATGACGAATGAAAAAATAGATCGGGATGATGAGTAAATAACGAGAAGCACCTTTAAAGTATCTGGTTGTTTCCATATCCGATAGATAAATAGGAATATTGGCGATAAAGTAAGCAGAGAGAATCGTTATCACCATCCAGTCTAACTTGTCTAAAGTATGGTATTTCTTCTCTTTAATGAAATACCATACTGAAGTTAACAGTAAAATTAAGATAGCACCAATACTGAAATTTTTAGTACATAGCAGCAATGCTGGGACTAAGAATAGACAACTATTCAATATTTTTTTGTAATATGTGTTTTCCATCTCTACGACCATGATGAGACTTCACTTTTGATTGCTTGATATATTTTTGGTGGACTCGGTATGCTGCCATCAGCGTTCATGACGATATGATGTTTCTCATACAGTGGTGTATACCGAAAAGGAACCGTTGAGTAGAAAATACCAACCGTCGGTGTATGGGTGGCAATCGCTACGTTTCTGACCCCTGTATCAGGACTCACCATGAGAGAGGCTTTCGCGGTCAGTTCAATGAGTTGTTCTAGTGGGAGACAAGCTTGAATCGCAAAATTTGGGTATTGTTTGAGAGCTTCAAGGAAATCTCCTTTCTCAAACGGGTTTTTACCTTCGAGAAAAATATGCTTAATATCGGGATGATTGGCTAAAGACAGCTCGATGAGTTCTTTCATTTGTTGCTGGCTCAGAATCTTTGACGTTTGAGAGGCGCCATTAAAGAATAAGATAAATGGATGGGTCTTATCTTGTTCGACACGATGATCCGGATAGTTAAAATCGAGCGGGTAACTTGGATGATGACCCAATATTTTTAACATATCTAACAT
It includes:
- the waaA gene encoding lipid IV(A) 3-deoxy-D-manno-octulosonic acid transferase; this translates as MNDFIRLIYTLVLTMIAPFYLLKLFKKKAGKPCVGSRWTEHFGFTPALSTSENQEVIWIHAVSVGETLSVIPFIKQLHLDFPEKKIIITTTTPTGAEQAQKISAIAEHRYMPLDFPFAIRGFLQSIKPSHLIMMETELWPNLLHIAKEYGVNVSVINARLSEKSYRGYNRIKPLINMCLPNIDHLYCQYDEDRNRFLRLGAQASQLFVTGSMKYDIHIAETIVHSAKELRDSLGKTRPVWIAASTHHGEDQLILQSHQTILKYHPEALLILVPRHPERFNTVYTLCTEYGLTTQRRTANFNAEKPFQIYLGDTMGEMLTLIGASDVCFMGGSLFGDVGGHNVLEPAALGIPTLIGPHYYNFHEITVTLNSAGALQVLNHAQDISQAVLNLFDNHQQRLHMSLQAQEVIQQNTGAISKTINHIFTEDGLRLKRHSLYR
- a CDS encoding O-antigen ligase family protein, with product MENTYYKKILNSCLFLVPALLLCTKNFSIGAILILLLTSVWYFIKEKKYHTLDKLDWMVITILSAYFIANIPIYLSDMETTRYFKGASRYLLIIPIYFFIRHILNETSTPRKYLDWGIVFGSVGTIIIAFYQFYIKGMPRVDGYLYSINFGYLSCSLAFLAFTLAYSSHIKKILWLSSLICGFATILTLTRGAIFAIPLLVIFSVLFQSQQNRLKNTLRIVIIMSVFFIFFYSYSPKFQERINYTATEFHGILSGDVADAESSGGRIQLWYSATQSFMKSPLIGQTYSQREETIRQLYQEGKVSSWPTGVTRAHAHNQYFEMLASNGILGILAFIALIFVPLFFFFKHLKQSTHACCGFIFVLGFSIFCLTEVPLEQNLISSFYGFMLAVLINFTRNDLNHIQNSET
- a CDS encoding glycosyltransferase family 32 protein, which translates into the protein MNLIIITNRLIRLIGNLFKLFSYLFHAVLPKTRFTIPIYSKHKLPWKNTSAIPRVIWQTNYSNRSTLPVYLNYLFNRLMSLDYDYRYVSTEEREQFMREQAPDHVYQAYQKLTDGAAQADLWRITVLYQQGGIYMDIDATLVWPLRRILKNEQEALYIKFKKGNTDYTNFFLATVPHNPHYQTIMDTIVNNIENYDVEKGVYGTTGPEALNRVLQGKSVHARGRNYVCIQGTFTNEHFQYLDKPRGKWTHQDPKDLIKK
- a CDS encoding glycosyltransferase family 9 protein, whose product is MKYQWFERGAFATKKAKKYLSDTFSPQNIKKIAVIRHAALGDQVIARPFLLEARKFFPNAQITLVAVSNYQYGMPDDLVDRVHIMPGKDRKQATSVSDKIKNIRALGEQDIIFDLASTNRSHWMMALGQAKLKIGFPYKSYLRGVLYNVCVPRSDFQPEVECMLDMLKILGHHPSYPLDFNYPDHRVEQDKTHPFILFFNGASQTSKILSQQQMKELIELSLANHPDIKHIFLEGKNPFEKGDFLEALKQYPNFAIQACLPLEQLIELTAKASLMVSPDTGVRNVAIATHTPTVGIFYSTVPFRYTPLYEKHHIVMNADGSIPSPPKIYQAIKSEVSSWS